Proteins encoded within one genomic window of Nordella sp. HKS 07:
- a CDS encoding RNA polymerase sigma factor, whose protein sequence is MRASDLDLVRLAQDGDRAAFRHLLERHYDLLFRVAYRFLGSRAEAEDAAQEMAMALARKIGSFGGRSRFTTWLYQLALNHCRDHIRRRQTLGRMEAAFVEVDAQRGADWADSDRRLQWLYQAIDRLPPDLKETALLVLAEDMTHAQAGEVLGIKETTVSWRMHEVRKRLAVLARTEE, encoded by the coding sequence ATGCGTGCGAGCGACCTCGATCTTGTCCGGCTTGCCCAGGACGGCGACCGCGCCGCGTTCCGGCATTTGCTGGAGCGGCATTACGATCTGCTGTTCCGGGTGGCTTATCGATTCCTTGGCAGCCGGGCCGAGGCCGAGGACGCCGCCCAGGAGATGGCCATGGCGCTGGCGCGCAAGATCGGCAGTTTCGGCGGCCGGAGCCGGTTTACGACCTGGCTCTATCAACTCGCCCTCAATCACTGCCGCGATCATATAAGGCGGCGGCAGACGCTCGGGCGCATGGAGGCCGCCTTTGTCGAGGTCGACGCGCAGCGGGGCGCCGACTGGGCCGACAGCGACCGGCGCCTCCAATGGCTCTATCAGGCGATCGACCGGCTGCCGCCCGATCTCAAGGAAACGGCTTTGCTGGTGCTGGCCGAGGATATGACACATGCCCAGGCAGGGGAGGTGCTCGGGATCAAGGAAACCACCGTGTCCTGGCGCATGCATGAAGTGCGCAAGCGCCTCGCGGTGCTGGCGAGGACGGAAGAATGA
- a CDS encoding branched-chain amino acid ABC transporter substrate-binding protein — MKKFVLSGIAVGFATALAATTAWADITIAVVGPITGQYAAFGEQMKKGAEMAVADLNAAGGINGEKVVLEVGDDACDPKQAVAVANQMASKGVKFIAGHFCSGSSIPASKVYEEEGILQISPASTNPKFTDDGGWNVARVCGRDDAQGIVAGNFLAKNYKDKKIAIIDDKTAYGKGLADETRKALNAAGGKETMNESYTAGEKDYTALVSKLKEAAIDVVYVGGYHTEGGLILRQLREQGSQALMISGDAFVTDEFWTITGPAGEGTIMTFAPDPQKFDSAKAVVEKFKAAGYNPEGYTLYTYAAVQAYQQAVAAAGGADDNKKIAAWLRAGNPLKTVLGDLSLNEKGDIKDAKYVWYKWHDGKYAEDAELNK; from the coding sequence ATGAAGAAGTTTGTACTATCGGGCATAGCCGTAGGCTTCGCGACGGCCCTCGCCGCCACCACGGCCTGGGCCGATATCACGATCGCCGTGGTTGGCCCGATTACCGGCCAGTATGCGGCTTTCGGCGAGCAGATGAAGAAGGGCGCCGAAATGGCGGTCGCCGATCTCAATGCGGCTGGCGGCATCAATGGCGAAAAAGTGGTTCTCGAAGTGGGCGACGACGCCTGCGATCCGAAACAGGCTGTTGCCGTTGCCAACCAGATGGCCTCGAAGGGCGTTAAGTTTATCGCCGGCCATTTCTGCTCCGGCTCTTCGATCCCGGCGTCCAAGGTTTATGAAGAGGAAGGCATCCTGCAGATTTCGCCAGCCTCGACAAACCCGAAGTTCACCGATGACGGCGGCTGGAACGTGGCGCGCGTCTGCGGCCGTGACGATGCCCAGGGCATTGTTGCCGGCAACTTCCTCGCCAAGAACTACAAGGACAAGAAGATCGCCATCATCGACGACAAGACGGCCTATGGCAAAGGCCTGGCGGACGAAACCCGCAAGGCGTTGAACGCCGCCGGCGGCAAGGAAACCATGAACGAATCCTACACGGCCGGTGAAAAGGACTACACCGCGCTCGTCTCCAAGCTTAAGGAAGCGGCGATCGACGTCGTCTATGTCGGCGGCTATCACACGGAAGGCGGTCTTATTCTCCGCCAGCTGCGTGAACAGGGTTCGCAGGCACTCATGATCTCGGGCGACGCTTTCGTGACCGACGAGTTCTGGACCATCACCGGCCCGGCCGGCGAAGGCACGATCATGACCTTCGCTCCCGATCCGCAGAAGTTCGACTCGGCCAAGGCGGTCGTCGAGAAGTTCAAGGCGGCAGGATACAATCCGGAAGGCTATACGCTCTACACCTATGCAGCGGTCCAGGCCTATCAGCAGGCCGTCGCGGCGGCGGGTGGAGCTGACGACAACAAAAAGATCGCCGCGTGGCTGCGCGCCGGTAACCCGCTGAAGACGGTCCTGGGTGACCTCTCTCTGAACGAGAAAGGCGACATCAAGGACGCCAAATATGTCTGGTACAAGTGGCATGACGGCAAATATGCTGAAGATGCCGAACTGAATAAGTAA
- the livM gene encoding high-affinity branched-chain amino acid ABC transporter permease LivM, with product MAPTHPVETQKGQSAVKAAKQQTPASPDYRRILIDTALTALIALAIIGPIVGMNASAPQGGLVLEYRPWIVFVLVAIITVGRLALHLLVWNRPAWVTPQHVKGWGLGAIVVGVVASLIGVFNTDAPLGLLARIHPSLPAWLIAFGIFALLSGIWLLVSGANESAEAKGVQSSFVQTIEPLGKYVGIALLGVALVLPFIPGVDRRIVDLGILMLTYIMLGWGLNIVVGLAGLLDLGYVAFYAVGAYSYALLATVYFPLWFGDAITPWTFWLVLPIAGLLAACWGLILGFPVLRLRGDYLAIVTLAFGEIIRVILVNWYTFTGGPNGITDIPRPSFFGIPFTNDDKGFAATFGLTYTPLQRIIFLYYVILVMALITNFVTMRLRKLPIGRAWEALREDEIACRSLGINTTNTKLTAFAMGAMFGGFAGSFFATRQGFVSPESFVFMESAIILAIVVLGGLGSQIGVVIAAIVVIGAFELFREMAFLKAIMPEGFDPTQYRMLAVGIAMVLIMRWRPRGLITRRDPSIYLKEKKAVSSDLVAQGHG from the coding sequence ATGGCGCCTACGCACCCCGTAGAAACGCAAAAGGGACAAAGTGCTGTGAAGGCAGCCAAGCAGCAAACACCAGCCAGCCCCGATTATCGGCGCATTCTCATCGATACCGCACTTACCGCTTTGATCGCGCTGGCGATCATCGGTCCGATTGTCGGCATGAATGCCAGCGCCCCGCAAGGCGGCCTCGTCCTCGAATATCGCCCCTGGATAGTCTTTGTCCTTGTCGCCATCATCACCGTCGGGCGCCTCGCGCTTCATCTCCTGGTCTGGAACCGGCCTGCCTGGGTAACGCCGCAGCATGTCAAGGGCTGGGGATTGGGAGCGATCGTCGTTGGCGTGGTGGCGTCTCTCATCGGCGTGTTCAACACGGACGCGCCCTTGGGCCTGCTGGCCCGGATCCATCCGAGCCTGCCCGCCTGGCTCATCGCCTTCGGCATTTTCGCGCTCCTGTCGGGCATCTGGCTACTGGTTTCCGGCGCCAATGAGAGCGCGGAAGCCAAAGGCGTCCAATCCAGCTTCGTTCAGACGATTGAACCCCTCGGCAAATATGTCGGTATCGCGCTTCTGGGCGTGGCCCTCGTCCTGCCTTTCATCCCCGGCGTCGACCGTCGCATCGTCGACCTGGGGATCCTGATGCTGACCTACATCATGCTGGGCTGGGGTCTGAATATCGTCGTCGGCCTGGCGGGCCTCCTCGACCTGGGTTACGTCGCCTTCTATGCCGTCGGCGCTTATTCATACGCATTGCTTGCCACCGTTTACTTTCCTTTGTGGTTTGGCGACGCCATCACGCCATGGACCTTCTGGCTGGTCCTGCCGATCGCAGGCCTCCTCGCCGCCTGCTGGGGCCTGATCCTCGGCTTTCCGGTCTTGCGGCTCCGCGGTGACTATCTGGCTATCGTCACCCTCGCCTTCGGCGAGATCATCCGCGTCATTCTGGTCAACTGGTATACCTTCACCGGCGGCCCCAACGGCATCACCGACATTCCCCGGCCAAGCTTTTTCGGCATCCCCTTCACCAATGACGATAAGGGTTTTGCCGCGACCTTCGGCCTGACCTATACGCCTCTGCAGCGCATCATCTTCCTCTACTACGTCATTCTTGTCATGGCGCTCATCACCAACTTCGTGACGATGCGCTTGCGCAAGCTGCCGATCGGTCGTGCCTGGGAGGCCTTGCGCGAGGATGAGATAGCCTGCCGCTCGCTCGGCATCAACACGACCAACACCAAGCTCACCGCCTTTGCGATGGGCGCGATGTTCGGCGGCTTCGCCGGATCCTTCTTCGCCACCAGGCAGGGTTTCGTATCGCCTGAATCCTTCGTCTTCATGGAATCGGCCATCATCCTCGCCATCGTCGTGCTCGGCGGCCTGGGCTCGCAGATCGGCGTCGTCATTGCCGCCATCGTGGTGATCGGCGCCTTCGAGCTGTTCCGCGAAATGGCTTTCCTGAAAGCCATCATGCCGGAGGGCTTCGATCCCACTCAATACCGCATGCTGGCGGTCGGCATCGCCATGGTGCTGATCATGCGCTGGCGACCGCGCGGCCTCATCACCAGGCGCGATCCATCCATCTACCTCAAAGAGAAGAAGGCGGTTTCCTCTGACCTCGTCGCGCAGGGGCATGGCTGA
- a CDS encoding VWA domain-containing protein: protein MTDDFDHLKAPFRAEAPRSDPTAKSVGIDAAMAAYDEIFSKASQGKAAQPRLIMRVRGFLFGSTKMHGLRLSHGLMAGASLAVITLVAVNSGLLRERPELTFTPALEQNAGQMPEPATAEPRQRTDALARKELKAAAKPVPAPTSGLAFTMSESEGVADMAAPYLQSAPTTLAKSDDRLQSHYQDHGRDKFSDIKTNPVKITKDEPVSTFSIDVDTSSYSFVRAELNQNVLPQKDAVRVEEMINYFPYDYAGPVDKAVPFKANVSLFPTPWNPDTRLMHIGIKGFALNGQEKPKSNLVLLVDTSGSMEEPNKLPLLQNALKMLVDTLGPEDTVSIVTYAGSAGTVLEPTKAKDKAKIIGALDRLMAGGSTAGAEGIRQAYQLAEQSFDQTGINRVILATDGDFNVGITDPEELKSFVERKRETGVTLSVLGFGRGNYNDEMMQTLAQNGNGNAAYIDTLNEARKVLVDEVSSTLFTIAQDVKIQVEFNPDTVSEYRLIGYETRMLQREDFNNDKVDAGDIGSGHTVTAIYEITPKDSKAKLNDELRYGASENAAKAGSDEYGFVKIRYKLPGEKDSKLITEPVKIDAAATSVEAAPQEARFAAAIAAFGQLLRGGQYTKSFSYDDVIALAQGAKGKDEFGYRAEFINLVRLAKTAQGLEPLKQ from the coding sequence ATGACCGACGACTTCGACCATCTCAAAGCCCCATTCCGCGCCGAGGCGCCGAGGTCCGATCCGACCGCCAAGTCAGTGGGCATCGATGCGGCGATGGCCGCCTATGATGAAATTTTCTCGAAGGCCTCCCAAGGAAAGGCCGCTCAGCCCCGTCTCATCATGCGGGTGAGGGGTTTCCTCTTCGGGAGCACAAAGATGCATGGATTGAGATTGAGCCATGGCCTGATGGCCGGTGCGAGCCTCGCGGTGATCACGCTGGTCGCGGTGAATAGCGGCCTGCTGCGCGAGCGGCCTGAACTGACGTTCACCCCGGCGCTGGAACAGAATGCCGGCCAGATGCCTGAACCCGCGACAGCAGAGCCAAGGCAGAGGACGGACGCGCTGGCGCGAAAGGAATTGAAGGCCGCGGCGAAACCCGTGCCGGCGCCCACAAGCGGGCTGGCCTTCACCATGTCGGAGTCCGAGGGTGTCGCCGACATGGCCGCGCCCTATCTGCAGAGTGCGCCGACGACCCTCGCCAAGAGCGATGACCGGCTCCAGAGCCATTACCAGGACCACGGCCGCGACAAGTTCAGCGACATCAAGACCAATCCGGTCAAGATCACCAAGGACGAGCCGGTCTCGACATTTTCGATCGATGTCGACACCTCGTCCTATAGTTTCGTGCGTGCCGAGTTGAACCAGAATGTGCTGCCGCAGAAGGATGCGGTGCGCGTCGAGGAGATGATCAATTACTTCCCCTATGACTATGCGGGGCCGGTCGACAAGGCTGTGCCGTTCAAGGCGAATGTCTCGCTCTTCCCGACGCCGTGGAACCCGGATACAAGGCTCATGCATATCGGCATCAAGGGCTTCGCGCTCAACGGCCAGGAGAAGCCGAAATCCAACCTGGTCCTCCTGGTCGACACGTCGGGCTCGATGGAAGAGCCCAACAAGCTGCCGCTCCTGCAGAATGCGCTCAAGATGCTGGTCGACACGCTGGGGCCTGAGGACACGGTCTCGATCGTCACCTATGCCGGCAGCGCCGGCACGGTGCTCGAGCCCACCAAGGCGAAGGACAAGGCGAAGATCATCGGTGCGCTCGACCGGCTGATGGCGGGAGGTTCGACCGCGGGCGCCGAAGGCATCCGCCAGGCCTATCAGCTCGCCGAGCAGAGCTTCGACCAGACCGGCATCAACCGCGTGATCCTTGCCACCGACGGTGATTTCAATGTCGGCATCACCGACCCCGAGGAACTCAAGAGTTTCGTCGAGCGCAAGCGCGAGACAGGGGTCACTTTGTCGGTGCTGGGCTTCGGGCGCGGCAACTACAATGACGAGATGATGCAGACGCTGGCGCAGAACGGCAATGGCAACGCCGCCTATATCGACACGCTCAACGAGGCGCGCAAGGTGCTGGTCGATGAAGTGAGTTCCACGCTCTTCACCATCGCGCAGGACGTCAAGATCCAGGTCGAGTTCAATCCCGACACCGTCTCGGAATACAGGCTCATCGGTTATGAGACGCGTATGCTGCAGCGCGAGGACTTCAACAACGACAAGGTCGATGCCGGTGATATCGGCTCCGGCCACACGGTGACAGCGATCTACGAGATCACGCCTAAGGACTCGAAGGCCAAACTCAATGACGAATTGCGCTATGGCGCGAGTGAGAACGCGGCCAAGGCAGGCTCGGACGAGTATGGTTTCGTCAAGATCCGCTACAAGCTGCCCGGTGAAAAAGACTCGAAACTCATCACCGAGCCGGTGAAGATCGATGCCGCGGCTACGAGCGTCGAGGCGGCGCCGCAGGAGGCGCGTTTCGCGGCCGCCATTGCCGCCTTCGGGCAACTGCTGCGTGGCGGGCAATATACAAAGTCATTCAGCTATGACGATGTGATCGCGCTGGCTCAAGGCGCCAAGGGCAAGGACGAGTTCGGCTATCGCGCCGAATTCATCAATCTCGTGCGCCTCGCCAAGACGGCGCAGGGCCTGGAGCCGCTGAAACAGTAA
- a CDS encoding ABC transporter ATP-binding protein, which yields MTKPLLTIRGVETFYGKIQALRGIDLDVNEGEIVTLIGSNGAGKSTLMMTICGTPRCRSGSINFGGDDITQSPTHEIVRRGIAQSPEGRRIFPRMTVLENLQMGAAVSDPKHFDEDLARAFKTFPILEKRQGQRGGTLSGGEQQMLAIARALMARPRLLLLDEPSLGLAPLIVKQIFQVIRDLNASQGLTVFLVEQNAFHALRLAHRAYVMVNGRITMSGTGSDLLASPEIRAAYLEGGAH from the coding sequence ATGACGAAGCCCCTCCTCACCATCCGCGGCGTCGAGACCTTCTACGGCAAGATCCAGGCGCTCCGGGGCATCGACCTCGATGTCAATGAAGGCGAGATCGTCACCCTCATCGGATCGAACGGCGCCGGCAAATCGACCCTGATGATGACCATTTGCGGAACGCCGCGCTGCCGGTCGGGATCGATCAATTTCGGCGGCGACGACATCACCCAAAGTCCGACCCACGAGATCGTCCGCCGCGGCATCGCGCAGTCGCCCGAGGGCCGGCGCATCTTCCCACGCATGACGGTTCTGGAGAATCTGCAGATGGGTGCGGCCGTCAGCGATCCCAAACACTTCGACGAGGATCTCGCCCGCGCCTTCAAGACTTTTCCCATCCTCGAGAAGCGCCAGGGCCAGCGCGGCGGCACGCTTTCCGGCGGCGAGCAGCAGATGCTGGCGATCGCACGTGCCTTGATGGCGCGCCCGCGGCTCCTGCTCCTCGATGAACCTTCGCTTGGCCTGGCGCCGCTCATCGTGAAACAGATCTTCCAGGTCATTCGCGATTTGAATGCCAGCCAGGGTCTGACCGTCTTTCTGGTTGAACAGAATGCGTTCCACGCCTTGCGGCTCGCCCACCGCGCCTATGTGATGGTGAACGGCCGCATTACCATGTCGGGCACCGGCAGCGACCTGCTCGCCAGCCCGGAGATCCGCGCTGCCTATCTCGAAGGCGGCGCCCATTGA
- a CDS encoding Lrp/AsnC ligand binding domain-containing protein — MKAYFVQIKCELGKAYHVATAIADAEIASEIYSTSGNYDLLAKFYLEPEADIGHFVNEKLHKIKGIKDTYTIITFRAF; from the coding sequence ATGAAGGCCTATTTCGTTCAGATCAAGTGTGAGCTGGGCAAAGCTTACCACGTGGCAACTGCTATCGCCGATGCCGAGATCGCATCCGAAATCTATTCAACATCAGGCAATTACGATCTTCTGGCGAAGTTCTATCTCGAGCCCGAAGCTGACATCGGCCACTTCGTGAACGAGAAGCTGCACAAGATCAAAGGCATCAAGGACACCTACACCATCATCACCTTCCGCGCTTTCTGA
- a CDS encoding DUF6867 family protein, with protein MSLFVEDNSPWIFFIMTVVIGGGAAFLSGRALATKWRPWLFAVLYMIPLGLALRFFHYALFNGNLLSLHYFITDTLVLVAAASLGYRLTRVGQMVSQYPWLYERSGPFGWRAKGAP; from the coding sequence ATGTCTCTCTTCGTTGAGGACAACAGTCCCTGGATTTTCTTCATCATGACGGTAGTGATCGGCGGCGGCGCTGCCTTTCTCTCCGGCCGCGCATTGGCGACCAAATGGCGGCCCTGGCTGTTTGCCGTTCTCTACATGATCCCGCTCGGCCTGGCGTTGCGCTTCTTCCATTATGCATTGTTCAACGGCAACCTCCTGAGCCTCCATTATTTCATCACCGATACGCTGGTCCTCGTCGCCGCGGCGAGCCTTGGCTACCGGCTTACTCGCGTCGGCCAGATGGTAAGCCAGTATCCCTGGCTTTATGAGCGTTCGGGCCCCTTTGGCTGGAGGGCTAAGGGAGCTCCATGA
- a CDS encoding branched-chain amino acid ABC transporter substrate-binding protein → MSRRLLCFAVLACLPAGMASAEIAIATAGPMQGQYAMFGEQLRHGTEMAVADINAAGGINGEMLTLEVVDDGCDAQRAVTVATELAAKGVKFVAGHFCSNASIAAARIYEQNGILEISPAATNPKFTDEGGWNVARVSGRDDGQGVYAGSFLATAYRDKKIAVLDDGSTYGKGMADALRRTLAAAGVKEALSEHYAPSGTDFGALVARLTGAAIDVVYIGGAPADAGLIVRRLREAGSPAQIVAGDTLVAGEFLSAAGPAADGTIMTFPADPQRLPAARDVIGRFADTGYVPEGATLYAYAAVQAYRQAAIAVGGVTDNRKIAGWLRAGNTLNTVLGDISMNEKGDLKNPKYVWYRWSDGKYFEDAELNR, encoded by the coding sequence ATGAGCCGCAGATTGCTGTGCTTCGCTGTATTGGCGTGCTTGCCGGCCGGAATGGCGTCGGCCGAAATCGCCATCGCCACGGCAGGCCCGATGCAGGGCCAGTATGCGATGTTTGGCGAGCAGTTGCGGCATGGCACTGAAATGGCGGTTGCCGACATCAATGCCGCGGGTGGCATCAATGGCGAAATGCTGACTCTCGAAGTGGTCGACGACGGCTGCGATGCGCAGCGTGCGGTCACTGTGGCCACCGAACTCGCCGCCAAGGGCGTCAAATTCGTCGCCGGCCATTTCTGCTCGAATGCCTCGATCGCCGCCGCCAGGATTTACGAGCAGAACGGCATTCTGGAAATATCGCCGGCCGCGACCAATCCCAAATTCACCGATGAAGGCGGCTGGAACGTCGCCCGCGTCAGCGGCCGCGACGACGGCCAGGGCGTCTACGCCGGTAGCTTCCTGGCAACGGCCTACCGGGACAAGAAGATCGCCGTTCTCGATGACGGCTCCACCTATGGCAAGGGCATGGCGGACGCGCTTCGACGGACGCTCGCCGCCGCCGGCGTCAAGGAAGCTCTGAGCGAGCACTATGCTCCCAGCGGGACGGATTTCGGCGCTCTTGTCGCGCGCCTCACAGGCGCGGCGATCGATGTCGTCTATATCGGCGGCGCTCCCGCCGATGCCGGGCTCATCGTCCGCCGGCTGCGCGAGGCCGGATCGCCGGCTCAGATTGTCGCCGGCGATACGCTCGTCGCCGGCGAGTTCTTATCGGCCGCGGGTCCGGCCGCCGACGGCACCATCATGACCTTCCCGGCCGATCCTCAGCGCCTGCCCGCCGCCAGAGACGTGATCGGCAGGTTCGCCGACACAGGCTATGTGCCCGAAGGCGCCACCCTCTATGCCTATGCGGCGGTTCAAGCCTATCGCCAGGCCGCCATCGCGGTCGGCGGCGTCACCGACAACAGGAAGATCGCCGGATGGCTGCGCGCTGGAAACACGCTGAACACGGTCCTTGGCGACATTTCCATGAATGAGAAAGGCGACCTCAAGAACCCGAAATATGTCTGGTACAGATGGTCGGACGGCAAATATTTCGAGGACGCTGAGCTGAACCGGTAG
- a CDS encoding DUF2259 domain-containing protein: MRLPAALLFLLTTATMASAADNAERAVIGFSPDGRYFAFEQYGVQDGSGFPYAEIFVVDLDANQWVKGSPFRQRLEDEAAPVSAARASAAKAASSLLGKLKTTEPGEMLAAQLPTQAVADRHRIEFDPFYQSRTNQKGDRYTLKLDLVPFAAPESCYAEDGKQMGFKLTIKDNESGAEKEVHKDMSIPSSRYCPRDYDISDVVTYRPVSGIARQVALIGVYTPGFEGVNRRHIAVPFALP; encoded by the coding sequence ATGCGATTGCCCGCAGCCCTCTTGTTTCTTCTGACGACCGCGACCATGGCGAGCGCCGCCGACAATGCCGAGCGCGCCGTTATAGGTTTTTCACCGGATGGCCGCTATTTCGCCTTCGAGCAGTATGGCGTCCAAGATGGCTCGGGCTTTCCTTATGCGGAAATATTCGTGGTCGATCTCGATGCCAATCAATGGGTCAAGGGATCGCCCTTCCGCCAGCGCCTGGAGGACGAGGCGGCACCTGTTTCGGCCGCGCGCGCCAGCGCCGCCAAGGCGGCATCATCCCTCCTGGGCAAGCTCAAGACCACCGAGCCCGGCGAAATGCTCGCGGCGCAACTGCCGACGCAAGCTGTCGCCGATCGCCACCGCATCGAATTCGATCCCTTCTATCAGAGCCGGACGAACCAGAAGGGCGACCGCTACACGCTGAAGCTCGATCTGGTGCCGTTCGCGGCACCCGAAAGCTGCTACGCGGAAGACGGCAAGCAGATGGGATTCAAGCTCACGATCAAGGACAACGAGTCGGGCGCGGAAAAGGAGGTCCACAAGGACATGTCCATCCCCTCCTCCCGCTATTGCCCGCGCGATTACGACATCTCGGACGTCGTCACCTATCGGCCCGTTTCAGGCATTGCGCGTCAAGTTGCCTTGATCGGCGTCTACACGCCGGGCTTCGAGGGTGTGAACCGGCGCCACATCGCGGTGCCTTTCGCGCTGCCCTAA
- a CDS encoding MBL fold metallo-hydrolase yields the protein MIHHMCRQCGVQYAASAAPPASCPICEDGRQYVRWTGQDWTTMEELARERKVVIKDEDGVLSIGVEPSFAIGQRALLAETPDGNVLWDCISLVTDEAVAALSERGPIKAIGISHPHYYSVIVEWSRALGNIPIYIHEGDRQWVMRPDPAIVFWSGETRQILPDVTLIRCGGHFEGGSVCHWKRRDKPNVLLAGDILQVVMDRKHVSFMYSYPNLWPLNARAVKHIAAALEPFDYGQVYSAFWNMRILDDGKGAVARSVERYIKAIAD from the coding sequence ATGATTCATCACATGTGCCGGCAATGCGGGGTCCAGTATGCGGCGAGCGCCGCGCCGCCGGCCTCATGCCCCATTTGCGAAGACGGGCGGCAGTATGTGCGCTGGACGGGGCAGGACTGGACGACGATGGAAGAGCTCGCCCGCGAGCGCAAGGTCGTGATCAAGGACGAGGATGGCGTGCTGAGTATCGGTGTCGAGCCGAGTTTCGCCATCGGACAGCGCGCGCTTCTCGCCGAAACGCCGGACGGCAATGTGCTGTGGGATTGCATCAGTCTCGTCACCGACGAGGCGGTAGCGGCGCTCAGCGAGCGCGGCCCCATCAAGGCGATCGGGATATCGCATCCGCATTATTATTCGGTGATCGTCGAATGGAGCAGGGCGCTCGGAAATATCCCCATCTATATTCATGAAGGTGACCGGCAATGGGTGATGCGGCCCGATCCGGCGATCGTCTTCTGGTCAGGCGAGACCCGACAGATCCTGCCCGATGTGACGCTGATCCGCTGCGGCGGGCATTTCGAAGGCGGATCGGTCTGTCATTGGAAGCGCCGGGACAAGCCCAATGTGCTGCTCGCCGGAGACATCCTGCAGGTCGTGATGGATCGCAAGCATGTGAGCTTCATGTACTCCTATCCCAATCTCTGGCCGCTCAATGCGCGCGCCGTGAAGCACATCGCCGCGGCGCTCGAGCCTTTCGACTATGGGCAGGTCTACAGCGCCTTTTGGAATATGCGCATCCTGGATGACGGCAAGGGGGCGGTGGCCCGCTCGGTCGAGCGCTATATCAAGGCCATCGCGGATTAG
- a CDS encoding ABC transporter ATP-binding protein — protein sequence MRFGGLVAIDDLSFSVGRNDITALIGPNGAGKTTVFNCLTGFYKPTEGMIVMRHEDGKEFILERMDDFRISQFAKVARTFQNIRLFAGMTVLENLVVAQHNTLMRASGFTVAGILGIGGYRRAEKEAVEKSKYWLEKIHLIDRADDPAGDLPYGAQRRLEIARAMCTEPKLLCLDEPAAGLNPRESDDLNKLLLSIRKDQGIGILLIEHDMKVVMEISDHVVVLDYGQKIADGTPAEVRTNPAVIAAYLGVDEEEAPPIAEKLITEAIVRAENTPTSGEKGRH from the coding sequence ATGCGCTTTGGCGGCTTGGTCGCCATCGACGATCTCTCCTTCTCCGTTGGGCGCAACGACATCACCGCCTTGATCGGCCCCAACGGCGCCGGCAAGACCACCGTCTTCAATTGCCTGACAGGCTTCTACAAGCCGACCGAAGGCATGATCGTCATGCGTCACGAGGACGGCAAGGAGTTCATCCTCGAACGCATGGATGATTTCCGCATATCGCAGTTCGCCAAGGTGGCGCGCACCTTCCAGAACATCCGCCTGTTCGCCGGCATGACGGTGCTCGAGAATCTCGTCGTCGCCCAGCACAACACATTGATGCGGGCATCGGGCTTTACCGTCGCCGGCATTCTCGGAATTGGCGGCTATCGCCGGGCCGAAAAGGAAGCGGTCGAGAAATCCAAATACTGGCTGGAGAAGATCCATCTCATCGACCGCGCCGATGATCCGGCGGGGGATCTGCCCTATGGCGCGCAGCGCCGCCTCGAGATCGCGCGCGCCATGTGCACCGAGCCCAAGCTCCTGTGCCTCGACGAGCCGGCCGCCGGCCTCAATCCGCGCGAATCCGACGATCTCAACAAGCTGCTTCTGTCCATCCGCAAGGACCAGGGCATCGGCATACTCCTGATCGAGCATGACATGAAGGTGGTCATGGAGATTTCCGACCATGTCGTGGTGCTCGATTACGGCCAGAAGATCGCCGACGGCACCCCTGCCGAAGTGAGGACCAATCCGGCGGTTATCGCCGCCTATCTGGGCGTCGATGAGGAGGAAGCCCCGCCCATCGCCGAAAAACTCATCACCGAGGCGATCGTGCGGGCCGAGAATACGCCGACCTCCGGCGAGAAGGGGCGCCATTGA